One part of the Lotus japonicus ecotype B-129 chromosome 2, LjGifu_v1.2 genome encodes these proteins:
- the LOC130740755 gene encoding uncharacterized protein LOC130740755: MKTKQIFGVSLSLILINLAAIMERADENLLPSVYKEVSEAFNAGPSDLGYLTFIRNFVQGLSSPLAGILVINYDRPTILAMGTFCWALSTAAVGVCRDFMQVAFWRAINGFGLAIVIPALQSFIADSYMDGVRGTGFGLLSLVGTLGGIGGGVMATVMAGQQFWGIQGWRCAFILMATLSALIGTLVLLYVVEPKKRFTTNVDASQSSDREDPIYKGNASVASIWMTSWAAMKAVIKVKTFQIIVLQGIIGSLPWTAMVFFTMWFELIGFDNNTSATLLSLFAIGCAMGSFFGGSIADQLSRVYPHSGRIMCAQFSAFMGIPFSWFLLRVIPQSVSSFLTFSVTLFLMGLTISWNATAANGPMFAEVVPVKHRTMIYAFDRAFEGSFSSVAAPLVGILSEKIFGYNAKSVDPIKGSSPEALALSKGLLSMMVIPFGLCCLCYTPLYYLFKKDRENARIVALKEEEMM; the protein is encoded by the exons GACAAAACAGATTTTTGGCGTGTCGCTCTCGCTCATTCTTATCAACCTGGCTGCTATTATGGAGCGTGCCGATGAAAATCTTCTTCCATCTGTCTACAAAGAAGTCAGTGAAGCATTTAATGCCGGACCGTCCGATTTGGGTTACCTCACATTCATAAGAAACTTTGTTCAGGGACTATCATCTCCACTGGCGGGTATACTTGTCATTAACTATGATCGCCCCACAATTCTCGCTATGGGCACGTTCTGCTGGGCTCTATCTACAGCTGCTGTGGGTGTTTGCCGCGATTTTATGCAGGTTGCATTCTGGAGAGCAATAAATGGCTTTGGTTTGGCAATTGTGATTCCAGCACTACAGTCTTTCATTGCTGATAGCTACATGGATGGAGTGAGAGGAACTGGGTTTGGATTACTAAGCCTTGTGGGTACCTTGGGGGGCATAGGAGGTGGTGTTATGGCTACTGTCATGGCTGGTCAGCAGTTTTGGGGTATACAAGGTTGGAGATGTGCCTTCATTTTGATGGCAACTTTGAGTGCATTGATTGGAACCCTTGTTTTACTATATGTGGTTGAGCCAAAAAAAAGATTTACCACCAATGTTGATGCTAGTCAGAGTTCAGATAG GGAAGACCCTATCTACAAAGGCAATGCTAGTGTAGCATCAATTTGGATGACCTCTTGGGCAGCCATGAAAGCTGTGATCAAAGTGAAAACATTTCAAATAATTGTCTTACAGGGCATTATTGGTTCACTACCATGGACAGCCATGGTATTCTTCACAATGTGGTTTGAACTAATTG GTTTTGATAATAATACTTCAGCAACCCTCCTCAGTCTTTTTGCTATTGGATGTGCCATGGGTTCCTTCTTTGGTGGATCAATAGCTGATCAATTGTCACGTGTCTACCCTCATTCTGGTCGAATCATGTGCGCACAGTTCAGTGCATTTATGGGTATTCCATTCTCATGGTTTCTTCTCAGGGTAATCCCCCAGTCAGTGAGTAGTTTTCTTACCTTTTCTGTCACCCTCTTTTTGATGGGTCTAACTATCAGCTGGAATGCAACGGCTGCAAATGGTCCTATGTTCGCCGAGGTAGTCCCGGTGAAGCACCGGACCATGATTTACGCATTTGATCGTGCTTTTGAAGGCTCATTTTCTTCTGTTGCTGCTCCCCTTGTTGGGATTCTTTCAGAGAAAATATTTGGATACAATGCAAAGTCTGTTGATCCCATCAAAGGATCTTCACCGGAGGCCCTTGCCTTGTCAAAGGGCCTTCTTTCAATGATGGTGATTCCATTTGGATTGTGCTGTTTGTGCTACACACCACTATATTATCTATTTAAGAAGGACCGTGAGAATGCTAGAATTGTAGCCCTGAAAGAGGAGGAGATGATGTAA
- the LOC130740757 gene encoding NEDD8-conjugating enzyme Ubc12 — MIKLFKVKEKQREQAENASGGPPVKKQSAGELRLHKDISELNLPKSCTITFPNGKDDLMNFEVSIRPDDGFYLGGTFLFTFQVSPIYPHEAPKVKCKTKVYHPNIDLEGNVCLNILREDWKPVLNINTVIYGLYHLFTEPNSEDPLNHEAATVLRENPKLFESNVRRAMAGGYVGQTFFPRCM; from the exons ATGATCAAACTTTTCAAAGTTAAGGAAAAGCAGAGAGAACAGGCTGAAAATGCAAGTGGTGGACCACCTGTTAAGAAGCAAAGTGCTGGCGAGTTGCGTCTTCATAAAG ATATAAGTGAGCTGAATCTACCAAAATCCTGTACCATAACATTCCCCAATGGCAAAGATGACCTGATGAACTTTGAAGTTTCAATTCGACCAGATGATGGATTTTACTT AGGTGGCACATTTTTGTTCACATTCCAAGTGTCTCCCATCTATCCCCATGAAGCACCGAAGGTGAAGTGCAAGACAAAG GTCTACCATCCTAATATTGATTTGGAGGGAAATGTTTGTTTGAACATCTTACGAGAAGACTGGAAGCCTGTCCTTAATATAAACACTGTCATCTATGGCTTGTATCATCTCTTTACG GAACCAAATTCTGAGGATCCTCTGAATCATGAAGCCGCAACTGTGCTGAGAGAGAACCCAAAGTTGTTCGAATCTAATGTGAGGAGGGCAATGGCTGGTGGGTACGTGGGACAAACCTTTTTCCCACGCTGTATGTAA